One window of the Pedobacter ginsengisoli genome contains the following:
- the rimO gene encoding 30S ribosomal protein S12 methylthiotransferase RimO: protein MNTKTSTKIIPVKKPKINVITLGCSKNTYDSEVLMGQLRGNSLDVIHESNQVGKDDIVVINTCGFIDNAKQESIDTILQYSQLKDEGKVAKVIVTGCLSERYKPELEAEITNVDAYFGTNDLNNLLHSLGANYKHELIGERLLTTPSHFAYFKIAEGCNRPCSFCAIPLMRGKHVSRDMEELVNEAKILAANGTKELILIAQDLTYYGLDIYGKRNLDELLRRLSDVRGIEWIRLQYAYPSGFPMEILDAMNERENICKYLDMPLQHITDNMLKSMRRGITKQKTIDIVNQIRDKVPGIAMRTTLICGYPGETEQDFEEMLSWVEETRFDRLGCFTYSHEEKTHAHSLIDDVPEEVKQARVDAIMELQQGISFDINQDKIGKTYKVLVDRKEGDFFVGRTEFDSPEVDNEVLIDAATGYAANGTFVNVKIDRAEDFDLYGQIVK from the coding sequence ATGAATACAAAAACTTCCACAAAAATAATCCCTGTTAAAAAACCAAAGATTAACGTAATCACATTGGGCTGTTCCAAAAACACTTACGATTCTGAGGTTTTAATGGGCCAATTGCGCGGAAATAGTTTAGATGTTATTCATGAATCTAACCAGGTTGGCAAAGACGATATTGTTGTAATTAATACCTGTGGTTTTATAGATAATGCAAAACAAGAATCTATTGATACCATATTGCAATACAGCCAGTTAAAGGACGAAGGGAAAGTGGCAAAAGTAATTGTAACCGGATGCCTTTCGGAACGCTATAAGCCTGAGTTAGAAGCCGAAATTACCAATGTTGATGCTTATTTTGGCACCAATGATTTAAATAACCTGCTCCACTCTTTAGGTGCAAATTATAAGCATGAATTAATTGGCGAGCGTTTGCTAACCACCCCGTCACACTTCGCTTATTTTAAAATTGCAGAGGGTTGTAACAGACCTTGCTCTTTTTGCGCTATTCCGCTGATGCGTGGCAAACACGTATCCAGAGATATGGAAGAGCTGGTAAATGAAGCTAAAATATTGGCCGCTAACGGTACCAAAGAACTTATACTAATTGCTCAGGACCTTACTTATTATGGTCTTGATATTTATGGAAAACGTAATCTTGATGAGTTATTACGCCGACTATCTGATGTAAGGGGTATTGAATGGATCAGACTGCAATACGCCTACCCTTCTGGCTTTCCGATGGAAATTCTGGATGCAATGAATGAGCGTGAGAATATTTGCAAGTATTTGGATATGCCATTGCAGCATATTACAGACAATATGCTGAAGTCAATGCGTCGTGGTATTACCAAGCAAAAGACTATAGATATTGTTAATCAAATTAGAGATAAGGTACCGGGTATCGCAATGCGTACTACTTTGATTTGCGGATACCCAGGAGAAACTGAGCAGGATTTTGAAGAAATGCTTAGCTGGGTTGAGGAAACCCGTTTCGACAGATTAGGATGCTTTACTTACTCTCATGAAGAAAAAACTCATGCACATAGTCTGATTGATGATGTACCTGAAGAGGTAAAACAAGCACGTGTTGATGCAATTATGGAATTACAACAAGGAATTTCTTTTGATATAAACCAAGATAAAATAGGCAAAACCTATAAAGTTTTGGTTGACAGAAAAGAAGGCGACTTCTTTGTTGGCCGTACTGAATTTGACTCGCCAGAGGTTGACAATGAAGTTTTAATTGACGCAGCTACCGGCTATGCGGCAAATGGAACTTTTGTAAATGTTAAGATTGATCGTGCCGAAGATTTTGATCTATATGGACAAATTGTAAAATAA
- the rpmG gene encoding 50S ribosomal protein L33, translated as MAKKGNRVQVILECTEHRASGMPGASRYITTKNRKNTTERLELKKFNPVLRKVTVHKEIK; from the coding sequence ATGGCAAAAAAAGGTAACAGAGTACAAGTTATTCTAGAGTGTACAGAACATAGAGCAAGCGGCATGCCTGGTGCTTCTAGATATATCACTACTAAAAACCGTAAAAACACTACTGAGAGATTAGAGTTGAAAAAATTCAATCCAGTGTTGAGAAAAGTAACTGTACACAAAGAAATTAAGTAA
- a CDS encoding transposase — protein sequence MLTGYLENITSDRKLVEHCAMRMDILYFLGYDIDQELPWHSTISLSRQLYPISLFETLFNKVFSLCVVAGLVSGHTQAIDSAPVKANASMESLALKVPIESVGSYLKKADSENSEDKRNNKPIKEQHITAPEHQLKPVERQQQKIRNSEVKPMGASNKQAQLVSNKTHYNPHDPHARISVKPGKARKLNYHCSMAVDTAQGIISHVQADFADGRDSQYLPGLTNKIQHRLQKNELMLENLLADTGYSNGFNYHFLAQRNITAWIPVFGRYKPEIEGFPYDKEKDQYTCTMGKSIPFKRFNKSQDGSLLKNYWSAHKDCKNCPLKTDCIPNSNSKKINRSAYREEYQRAYSQQHSKRGKQMKRLPQSTVEPVFGSLVHYYGLNKIGVIGKPGAHKVMLMSAIAFNLKKYMKFRVRKASDNLFKYVQKAKSHQYKLDNAPDQAFVISLN from the coding sequence ATGCTAACAGGTTATCTAGAGAATATCACATCAGACCGGAAGCTGGTTGAGCATTGCGCTATGCGAATGGATATACTTTATTTTTTAGGATATGACATAGATCAGGAGCTACCTTGGCACTCCACCATTAGTCTCAGTAGACAATTATACCCCATCTCTTTATTTGAGACCCTGTTCAATAAGGTGTTTAGTCTATGTGTAGTGGCAGGGTTGGTGTCTGGGCATACTCAGGCAATAGACTCAGCACCAGTTAAAGCTAATGCATCAATGGAATCCCTGGCCTTAAAAGTTCCTATTGAATCAGTTGGAAGTTATCTTAAGAAAGCAGATTCAGAGAATAGTGAAGATAAAAGAAACAATAAACCGATTAAAGAGCAACATATCACTGCTCCAGAACATCAGTTAAAACCAGTGGAAAGGCAGCAGCAGAAAATACGCAATAGCGAAGTGAAACCTATGGGCGCTTCCAATAAACAGGCTCAACTAGTTAGTAATAAAACACACTATAACCCTCATGATCCCCACGCCCGTATTTCAGTTAAACCAGGTAAAGCAAGAAAGCTAAATTATCACTGCAGCATGGCTGTAGATACAGCACAGGGAATCATTAGCCATGTACAAGCTGATTTTGCGGATGGTCGTGATAGCCAATATTTACCTGGATTAACCAATAAGATACAGCACCGTCTGCAGAAAAATGAACTGATGTTAGAGAACCTGTTAGCAGACACGGGGTATTCTAATGGGTTTAACTATCATTTTTTAGCGCAAAGAAATATTACCGCATGGATACCTGTTTTTGGCAGGTACAAACCAGAAATAGAAGGATTCCCTTATGACAAAGAAAAGGATCAGTATACTTGTACAATGGGCAAATCAATACCTTTTAAGAGGTTTAATAAATCTCAAGACGGTAGTTTATTGAAGAATTACTGGTCAGCTCACAAGGACTGTAAAAACTGTCCTTTAAAGACTGACTGCATCCCAAATAGCAACTCGAAAAAAATCAACAGATCAGCCTATAGAGAAGAGTATCAAAGAGCATATAGTCAGCAGCATAGCAAAAGAGGTAAGCAAATGAAACGATTACCTCAAAGCACCGTGGAGCCAGTATTTGGAAGTCTTGTTCATTACTACGGCTTGAATAAAATTGGTGTAATAGGAAAACCCGGTGCACATAAAGTCATGTTGATGTCTGCAATAGCTTTCAATCTTAAGAAATACATGAAATTCAGAGTAAGGAAAGCCTCAGATAACCTCTTTAAGTATGTACAAAAAGCAAAGAGTCATCAATATAAACTAGATAATGCTCCAGATCAAGCATTTGTCATAAGCCTGAATTAA
- the dapB gene encoding 4-hydroxy-tetrahydrodipicolinate reductase — MKIALLGYGKMGQIIEHFALERGHEVVLKISIDNLEDLTTANLRKADVAIDFSAPDAAINNIYACFDANVPVVVGTTGWYGQLQEVKNECLTRNNALLYGSNFSIGVNIFFHMNKVLARLMNDFPAYEVQVEEIHHTQKLDSPSGTAMTIAEGIIENVERKHEWVNELVGTQFDDVLKKDQLLIESHRIENIPGTHTVVYSSEVDEIEFKHTAHNRSGFALGAVVAAEWLEKKQGFYNIADIFNFK; from the coding sequence ATGAAAATAGCATTATTAGGCTACGGTAAAATGGGTCAGATTATTGAGCATTTTGCTTTAGAAAGAGGACATGAAGTAGTCTTGAAAATAAGTATTGATAATCTTGAAGATCTGACAACGGCTAACTTGCGAAAAGCTGATGTAGCTATTGATTTTAGTGCCCCTGATGCTGCAATAAATAATATTTATGCTTGCTTTGATGCCAATGTTCCTGTTGTTGTAGGTACTACGGGTTGGTATGGCCAGCTACAGGAAGTGAAAAACGAGTGCCTTACACGTAACAATGCACTCCTTTATGGATCAAACTTTAGTATTGGGGTTAATATTTTCTTTCATATGAATAAGGTGCTGGCTAGGTTAATGAACGACTTTCCGGCATACGAGGTTCAGGTAGAGGAAATTCATCATACCCAGAAACTGGATTCGCCTAGTGGTACAGCTATGACTATTGCTGAAGGTATCATCGAAAATGTTGAAAGAAAACACGAATGGGTAAATGAGTTGGTTGGAACCCAGTTCGATGATGTATTAAAGAAAGATCAATTACTAATTGAATCCCATAGAATTGAAAATATTCCTGGTACACATACAGTTGTGTATAGTTCTGAGGTTGATGAGATTGAATTTAAACATACTGCTCATAACCGTTCAGGATTTGCACTAGGGGCAGTTGTGGCTGCAGAATGGCTTGAAAAGAAACAAGGCTTTTATAATATAGCCGATATATTTAATTTTAAATAA
- the rpmB gene encoding 50S ribosomal protein L28, with the protein MSRVCDLTGKMAMTGFNVSHSNVKTKRKFYPNLQLQKFYIPDEDRWITLKVSTSAIKTINKIGITEAINRFMKKGYL; encoded by the coding sequence ATGTCTAGAGTTTGTGATTTAACCGGAAAAATGGCAATGACAGGTTTTAATGTTTCTCACTCAAACGTTAAAACCAAGCGTAAGTTTTATCCCAACTTACAACTTCAGAAATTTTATATTCCTGATGAGGATCGTTGGATAACACTGAAAGTATCTACTTCAGCTATCAAAACCATCAATAAAATTGGTATTACAGAAGCGATTAACCGCTTCATGAAAAAAGGATATTTGTAG
- a CDS encoding alpha-L-fucosidase has protein sequence MKKLFAVLLLIPLFIGRLNAQDNGVHHQSTIYEWPKDPLVSQKLDKWQDQKFGMIIHWGLYAVPGIIESWSICSEDWISRDSTSNYEDYKKWYWGLSKDFNPVKFNPDQWAKAGKDAGMRYLVFTTKHHDGFNMFDTKESDFKISAGPFKDNPKADVAKYVFDAFRKQGFMIGAYFSKPDWHSEYYWWPKYATADRNNNYDIRKNPWRWSMFKKQTFNQISELMHNYGSVDILWLDGGWVRPLETVNEEVLSWGMRIPEWSQDIDMPAIADMARKAQPGLLMVDRTVHGPYENYQTPEQSVPKQQLANPWESCMTLGGAWGFVPNDQYKSATKVIHTLIEIVAKGGSLLLGVGPKADGTIPQDAIARLEDIGKWLNVNGKAIYNTRITKDYHDGDTWFTQSKDGKTKYALTCLKDNTPEYVVWNGNVPAKGTAIQLIQTGQKLKWENKGTTVKVWLPKNIQKDLPALAFSFRGAL, from the coding sequence ATGAAGAAATTATTTGCCGTATTATTGCTCATTCCTTTGTTTATAGGGAGGTTGAATGCCCAGGATAACGGCGTACACCACCAATCAACCATATATGAATGGCCTAAAGATCCTTTGGTTAGTCAGAAATTAGATAAATGGCAGGATCAAAAATTTGGGATGATTATTCATTGGGGTTTGTATGCTGTGCCCGGTATTATTGAATCGTGGTCCATCTGCTCAGAAGATTGGATATCCAGGGATAGTACAAGTAACTACGAAGATTATAAAAAATGGTACTGGGGTTTAAGTAAAGATTTTAACCCGGTTAAATTTAATCCTGATCAATGGGCTAAAGCAGGTAAAGATGCAGGTATGCGTTACCTGGTATTTACCACTAAGCATCATGATGGGTTCAATATGTTTGATACTAAGGAGTCAGATTTTAAGATCTCTGCAGGGCCATTTAAAGACAATCCTAAAGCCGATGTGGCAAAATATGTGTTTGATGCCTTTCGCAAACAGGGCTTTATGATTGGAGCTTATTTTTCAAAACCAGATTGGCATTCTGAATATTATTGGTGGCCAAAATATGCAACTGCAGATAGAAACAATAATTATGATATCAGAAAAAATCCATGGAGATGGAGCATGTTTAAAAAACAAACATTTAATCAAATTAGTGAGTTGATGCATAACTATGGCTCAGTAGATATCCTTTGGTTAGATGGGGGATGGGTTAGACCGTTAGAAACAGTTAACGAAGAAGTACTTTCATGGGGAATGAGAATTCCTGAATGGAGTCAGGATATTGATATGCCTGCTATTGCCGATATGGCACGTAAAGCGCAGCCAGGTCTGTTAATGGTAGACAGAACTGTTCACGGACCTTACGAAAACTATCAAACACCAGAACAAAGCGTACCAAAACAACAACTGGCAAATCCATGGGAAAGCTGCATGACCTTAGGCGGTGCATGGGGCTTTGTTCCTAATGATCAATATAAGTCTGCCACTAAGGTAATTCACACCCTAATTGAGATTGTGGCAAAGGGGGGTAGTTTATTACTTGGAGTGGGGCCAAAAGCAGATGGAACTATTCCTCAGGATGCTATTGCAAGGTTGGAAGATATAGGTAAATGGCTAAACGTAAATGGGAAAGCTATTTATAATACCAGAATTACCAAAGATTATCATGATGGCGATACCTGGTTTACACAAAGTAAAGACGGAAAGACCAAGTATGCGTTAACCTGTCTTAAAGATAATACTCCTGAATATGTAGTGTGGAATGGAAACGTACCAGCTAAAGGAACAGCAATTCAACTAATTCAAACCGGTCAGAAACTTAAATGGGAGAATAAGGGAACAACTGTAAAAGTGTGGTTGCCCAAAAATATCCAGAAGGATCTTCCAGCATTGGCATTTTCTTTTAGGGGGGCTTTATAG
- a CDS encoding DUF4295 domain-containing protein: MAKKVVATLKTGKGKEYSKVITMTKSPKSGAYSFKEVIVHNDHVQDAISASKK, translated from the coding sequence ATGGCAAAAAAGGTAGTTGCAACCCTGAAAACGGGTAAAGGAAAAGAATATTCGAAAGTTATTACAATGACTAAGTCTCCAAAATCTGGTGCTTATTCTTTCAAAGAAGTTATTGTTCACAACGATCACGTTCAAGATGCTATTTCTGCATCTAAAAAATAA
- the bshC gene encoding bacillithiol biosynthesis cysteine-adding enzyme BshC, producing MQAKYISYQETNAFSSIVLDYISKNGKLSQFYKYEPDFSGFEKAIADRTFKADRAILVSTLQKQYSSIQVSPLVKANIELLADKKTFTITTGHQLNIFTGPLYFIYKIVTAINLARDLKQQFPDYNFVPVYWMATEDHDFEEINHVKVEDKMITWNKNAAGATGRLDTADIAEALAAYKGYLGISENGIGFSKTVDKAYTSNRKLSDATRELVDALFGKYGLVCVDADDHALKSQFAEIIYKDITEENSFKLISKASSELETMGYKAQVNPREINFFYMIDGLRERIIEENGSYMVMNSSIGFTKTELQKEINAYPERFSPNVVMRPVYQEVILPNIAYIGGGAEVTYWLQLKANFDHYKIDFPVLMLRNSALLIDKRSEARMEVLGISHRNLFSDTETLKNEWVKSHVNLQFSLDNEERSISAIFDQIKLNAYKIDKSLSQSADAAKTKALKLIFTLEKKMLRAEKRKHVTSFSQIDNLKEKLFPSGVLQERVLNIAPMIVLYGDDFIDSLITHFKPLDYQFTVLFA from the coding sequence ATGCAAGCTAAATACATCTCTTATCAGGAAACTAATGCTTTCTCTTCCATTGTGCTGGATTACATTTCCAAAAATGGGAAGTTAAGCCAATTTTATAAATATGAACCGGATTTTTCCGGCTTTGAAAAAGCTATTGCTGATCGTACTTTTAAAGCCGACAGAGCTATTCTGGTTAGCACCTTACAAAAACAATATTCATCGATTCAGGTTTCGCCATTAGTAAAGGCCAACATTGAGCTCTTAGCGGATAAAAAGACTTTTACAATTACCACAGGTCATCAGCTAAATATATTTACAGGCCCCCTATATTTTATCTACAAAATAGTTACTGCAATAAACCTGGCGCGTGATCTAAAACAACAATTTCCTGACTATAATTTTGTGCCTGTATACTGGATGGCAACAGAAGATCATGATTTTGAAGAAATCAACCATGTTAAGGTTGAGGATAAAATGATTACCTGGAATAAAAATGCTGCCGGAGCCACTGGAAGGCTTGACACTGCTGATATTGCAGAAGCGCTTGCTGCATATAAAGGATACCTGGGTATTAGTGAAAATGGCATAGGATTTTCGAAAACTGTAGACAAGGCTTACACCAGTAATAGGAAGTTAAGTGATGCTACCCGAGAATTGGTTGATGCCCTTTTTGGCAAATACGGTTTGGTTTGTGTGGATGCAGATGACCATGCGCTTAAAAGCCAGTTTGCCGAAATCATATATAAAGATATTACTGAAGAGAACAGCTTTAAATTAATCAGCAAAGCCAGTTCCGAGCTGGAAACTATGGGTTACAAAGCCCAGGTTAACCCCAGAGAAATCAATTTCTTTTATATGATTGATGGCCTAAGGGAACGGATTATAGAAGAAAACGGAAGTTACATGGTGATGAACTCTTCTATAGGTTTTACTAAAACTGAGCTGCAAAAAGAGATAAATGCTTATCCAGAAAGGTTTAGCCCCAATGTGGTAATGCGTCCTGTTTATCAAGAAGTTATACTACCTAATATAGCTTATATTGGTGGAGGGGCTGAGGTGACATACTGGCTGCAATTAAAAGCAAATTTTGACCATTATAAAATTGATTTCCCGGTATTAATGTTGCGTAATTCTGCTTTGCTTATCGACAAAAGAAGTGAAGCCAGAATGGAAGTATTGGGCATTAGTCATAGAAACTTATTTAGTGACACTGAGACACTAAAAAATGAATGGGTTAAATCGCATGTTAATCTTCAATTCTCTCTTGATAATGAGGAGAGGTCAATAAGCGCAATTTTTGATCAAATAAAGCTTAATGCTTATAAAATAGACAAAAGTCTTTCACAATCGGCAGATGCTGCCAAGACAAAAGCACTAAAGCTTATCTTCACCCTGGAGAAAAAAATGCTAAGGGCTGAAAAGCGAAAGCATGTTACTTCGTTCTCTCAAATAGATAATCTTAAAGAAAAATTATTCCCTTCTGGCGTGCTACAGGAAAGGGTACTTAATATTGCACCAATGATTGTACTTTATGGTGATGATTTTATAGATTCGCTGATTACCCATTTTAAACCTTTAGATTATCAGTTTACAGTTCTTTTTGCCTAA
- the lepB gene encoding signal peptidase I, whose amino-acid sequence MNWKFWQKENKDTKPKKKKSKSREWVDAILFAVIAATIIRVFFIEAYTIPTGSMERSLLVGDFLFVSKVNYGPRVPMTPVAFPFAHHTMPVTGTKAYWDGIQWKYRRLPGLSDIKRNDVVVFNYPQGDTVALEAQDADYYKMVRSEGWEAVNKHYTIVSRPVDKRENYIKRCIGIAGDTVSMKNGLVSVNGKPEKLKNTGNFTYEVTFKTPNVNFGIFQEMGFSMREGDPEISQLSATSYSFTGSEIMMEDVKKLDFVQSVKELTQPEGYQERDIFPFDPKKNWNVDNFGPIVIPKKGMTVQLDSASMPFYERSIRIYEGNKLEKSGNGWLINGKPATSYTFKMDYYWMMGDNRHNSLDSRYWGFVPEDHIVGKALFIWMSYDTNGSFFSKIRWNRLLKGIN is encoded by the coding sequence ATGAATTGGAAATTCTGGCAAAAGGAAAATAAAGACACTAAGCCAAAAAAGAAAAAATCCAAAAGCCGTGAATGGGTTGATGCCATTTTATTCGCAGTAATTGCAGCCACCATAATCAGAGTGTTTTTTATAGAAGCATATACAATACCTACAGGCTCTATGGAAAGATCGCTGCTGGTAGGTGATTTCTTGTTTGTTAGCAAAGTTAACTACGGCCCTCGTGTGCCAATGACTCCTGTTGCATTCCCTTTTGCTCATCATACTATGCCTGTAACTGGCACTAAGGCATATTGGGATGGTATACAATGGAAATATCGCAGGTTGCCTGGTTTGTCTGATATCAAAAGAAATGATGTAGTAGTATTTAACTACCCTCAAGGTGATACTGTTGCTTTAGAGGCTCAGGATGCTGATTATTATAAAATGGTGAGATCTGAAGGTTGGGAAGCAGTGAATAAACATTATACTATTGTTAGCAGACCGGTTGATAAAAGAGAAAATTATATTAAGAGATGTATTGGCATTGCGGGGGATACCGTTAGTATGAAAAATGGCCTTGTCTCTGTAAATGGTAAACCTGAAAAATTGAAAAATACAGGTAATTTTACTTATGAGGTAACCTTTAAGACTCCCAACGTAAACTTTGGTATTTTTCAGGAGATGGGATTTAGTATGAGAGAGGGAGATCCGGAAATTTCGCAATTAAGTGCTACCTCTTATTCATTTACTGGTTCCGAAATTATGATGGAAGATGTGAAGAAGCTTGACTTTGTGCAGTCTGTTAAAGAATTAACGCAGCCAGAGGGATATCAGGAAAGGGATATATTTCCCTTTGATCCAAAAAAGAACTGGAACGTAGATAATTTCGGACCAATTGTTATCCCTAAAAAGGGAATGACGGTACAACTTGATAGCGCATCAATGCCTTTTTATGAAAGGAGTATCAGAATTTACGAGGGTAACAAGTTGGAGAAATCTGGTAATGGTTGGCTTATCAATGGTAAGCCTGCAACCAGTTATACTTTTAAGATGGACTATTACTGGATGATGGGAGACAACAGGCATAATTCATTAGATTCCCGTTACTGGGGATTTGTTCCTGAAGATCACATTGTTGGAAAGGCATTATTTATATGGATGAGTTATGATACAAATGGGTCATTCTTTAGCAAAATAAGATGGAATAGGTTGTTGAAAGGAATCAATTAA
- a CDS encoding Ldh family oxidoreductase has translation MTFYTFTENKLRQFTERVFLKMGCPLADAQLAADVLLKSDLRGIDSHGVARLSGYVRLWEKQRINANPVIKIVHETATTATVDGDSGLGLVVAPFAMKIAIEKARIYGSGWVAVKNSNHFGIAGYHSLMAAEQEMIGISMTNASPLVAPTYSSERLLGTNPMCYAFPAGKYPPVIVDMATAAAANGKLEIAQRANQPIPEGWVQDSTGNTSTNPHQLKEGGSLLPLGSDKDHGSHKGYGLSATVDIFSAVLSGANYGPWVPPFVAFLEPPTDPVGEGIGHFLGAMRVDGFRPAQDFKDHLDNWIERFKSAKTVDADKKVIIPGEPEFAYEQERRISGIPLIDVVVNDLNELAKKLEIEGL, from the coding sequence ATGACCTTTTACACTTTTACAGAGAACAAATTACGCCAGTTTACAGAACGTGTGTTTTTAAAAATGGGATGTCCGTTGGCAGATGCGCAGTTGGCGGCTGATGTGCTATTAAAATCTGATTTGAGAGGTATTGATTCGCATGGCGTAGCACGATTAAGCGGCTACGTTCGCCTATGGGAAAAGCAACGGATAAATGCAAATCCTGTAATAAAAATTGTTCACGAAACAGCTACAACTGCCACTGTTGATGGCGATAGTGGTTTAGGACTGGTGGTAGCACCCTTTGCCATGAAAATAGCGATAGAAAAAGCACGTATTTATGGTAGCGGATGGGTTGCGGTTAAAAATTCAAATCACTTTGGTATTGCCGGCTATCATTCGTTAATGGCTGCTGAACAGGAAATGATTGGTATTAGTATGACAAATGCGAGCCCACTTGTTGCTCCAACTTATTCCAGTGAACGTTTACTGGGGACAAATCCAATGTGTTATGCTTTTCCGGCAGGTAAATACCCACCCGTTATAGTTGATATGGCAACAGCCGCAGCTGCTAATGGGAAACTGGAAATTGCGCAGAGGGCTAATCAGCCTATCCCTGAAGGATGGGTACAGGATTCGACCGGTAATACGTCAACAAATCCTCATCAATTAAAGGAAGGTGGTTCATTGCTACCGCTAGGTAGCGACAAAGATCATGGCAGCCATAAGGGTTATGGTTTAAGTGCTACTGTAGATATTTTTTCTGCTGTATTGTCTGGCGCAAATTACGGGCCATGGGTACCTCCATTTGTTGCTTTTTTAGAGCCCCCTACTGATCCGGTTGGAGAAGGTATTGGGCATTTTCTTGGTGCAATGAGAGTTGATGGTTTTAGGCCTGCCCAGGATTTTAAAGACCATCTGGACAATTGGATTGAACGTTTTAAAAGTGCGAAAACTGTTGACGCGGACAAAAAGGTAATTATTCCCGGAGAGCCGGAATTTGCTTATGAGCAAGAACGCAGAATTAGCGGAATTCCGTTGATTGACGTTGTTGTTAATGATCTGAACGAACTTGCTAAAAAACTTGAAATAGAGGGGCTATAA
- the ftsY gene encoding signal recognition particle-docking protein FtsY has product MGLFDFFKKKETAPEAQEALDKGLEKTKEGFLSKITKAVAGKSTIDDDVLDNLEEVLVTSDVGVTTTLKIIDRVQKRVAKDKYLSTSELNNLLRDEIQLLLAENNSNDFRSFEYGNHKPYVIMVVGVNGVGKTTTIGKLAHKLKAENLKVVLGAADTFRAAAVEQIKLWGERVGVRVVAQAMGSDPASVAFDTLQSAVANGEDVVIIDTAGRLHNKIGLMNELGKIKNVMQKVIPGAPHEILLVLDGSTGQNAFEQCKQFTEATDVNALAITKLDGTAKGGVVIGISDQFKIPVKYIGVGESMNDLQLFDKKAFVDSLFK; this is encoded by the coding sequence ATGGGTTTATTTGATTTTTTTAAGAAAAAAGAGACTGCGCCTGAAGCGCAGGAAGCTCTTGACAAGGGATTGGAGAAAACTAAGGAGGGCTTTTTAAGTAAAATCACAAAAGCTGTAGCCGGTAAGTCTACTATTGATGATGACGTACTGGACAACCTCGAAGAAGTTTTGGTAACCTCTGATGTTGGTGTAACTACAACATTAAAAATTATAGACCGAGTACAGAAACGTGTAGCAAAAGACAAATACCTTTCTACCTCTGAACTAAATAATCTGCTGCGCGATGAAATTCAGTTGTTACTTGCAGAAAATAACAGCAACGATTTCAGAAGTTTTGAATACGGTAACCATAAACCATATGTAATTATGGTGGTCGGAGTAAATGGTGTGGGCAAAACTACAACCATTGGCAAACTGGCACATAAACTTAAAGCAGAAAACCTTAAAGTTGTTTTAGGTGCTGCCGATACCTTCAGGGCCGCAGCGGTTGAACAAATTAAACTTTGGGGTGAGCGTGTTGGTGTACGTGTTGTTGCACAGGCAATGGGTTCTGATCCTGCATCTGTAGCTTTTGACACTTTGCAATCGGCAGTTGCCAATGGCGAAGATGTTGTGATTATAGATACTGCTGGTCGTTTACACAACAAAATTGGCTTAATGAATGAGTTGGGCAAAATTAAAAATGTGATGCAAAAGGTAATCCCTGGCGCACCTCATGAAATATTATTGGTACTTGACGGATCTACCGGTCAAAATGCTTTTGAACAGTGCAAACAGTTTACCGAAGCAACTGACGTAAATGCTCTTGCCATAACTAAACTTGATGGTACTGCTAAAGGCGGTGTTGTTATCGGAATTTCCGATCAGTTTAAAATACCGGTAAAATATATAGGCGTTGGCGAAAGCATGAACGACCTGCAATTATTTGATAAAAAAGCATTTGTTGATAGTTTGTTTAAATAG